The segment TCGTCGCCCAGCACGCATAAGCCGACGGGCAAGTAGGCTAGCGTTTGCCTATGATGACGGCGTAAGCCATCCAGCTCGCGAGCCAACCCAGTGAGCCTAGAGCGGTAAGCTTCAAGGCGGCTTTCAACAAAATGAATATCGTCAGTGACCGGTGCATCGTCGTGGCGGTAGGGCAGGTAACGATCAACAATATCTCGTGCGACGGAAGGTCCCATTAAACCAGATAAATTAGCCTGGATTCGGTCGCGCAGGCGGCGCAGTGCATAGGGACGGCGCTCCTGAGGTGTCAGGTTTAGCGCTGTTAGTGCGCGGTCAACTTCACGGCTGGCCGCTTCATCTCCCAATGCTTGGGCAAGGTAAGTGGGGAAGTCTCCCGCCGTAGCTGCTTCCAGTGGTAGGCGTTTTGAGCGAATGACTGCATCTACGGAGCACGCTTCAGCTGCAGAGCGTTCGCCTTCTGAAATGCGGGTAAATAGCGACACAATGATTAGCAGTAAAATATTAACGGCTAAAGAAACAAGGGTAACGTTATACCAGATGGGCGCATCCGCAGACATCAGAGGGGTGAGGGGCAGCGAGAGCATGGGTAGCTCGAACAAAAGTGGCAACCATAAACCCCACAGCCAAATGATGATGCCGCTCATAAGCCCGGCGACCATGCCTTTTCGGTTCGCGCCGGGCCAGTATAGTAATGCCAGCATGCCGGGTAGGCACTGCGCCATGCCTACAAATGCAGCGAGCCCCAGGTTTGTCAGCGAATGGTAGCGTCCGACACTTTCTGCAAATAGCCAACCGCCCGCAATCACAGCGACGACCAAGCCGCGACGAAGCCATAGCAGCCAGCCGTATAAATCGCTGCGTGCCTCCGGAGGGCGAGCCACTAGCACCACGTGGTTTAGCACCATGCCTGAAAGAGCCAGTGCAATCATCATCATGGTGCCACTGGCGGCGGCAAGGCCGCCGATGAAGGCTAGCGCACCCACCCACCAATGTTCTGACATCAAGAAGGCGGCGTAGGCTGCAACAGGAACCGTCTCATTTGCCGATTGTGCTGCCCACCAGATTAAAGGCACTGGAAGTGCCATTAGCAGTAAAAAAAGCGGCAACGTCCAGCTGGCTTGGAGCAGGGTGTGGCGAGAAAGACTTTCTGCAAACGTAATCTGAAACAGGTGCGGCATCATGAATGCAGCGGCAAAAAATAGCAGTAGCAGCGTGCGCCATTGGGGGGCTTCAAGTTGTGGCGTTGCTGCTTGGACTGCGGCTCCAGGCCCTTCTAACCACTGCTGCAATCCGTGAGGCCCATCAAATACCCACCACAGTGCAATGGCACCTAGCCCAAGCATCGCCAGTAGTTTAATGATCGACTCAAAAGCAATCACGCTGAGTAGTGTGTCGTGACGATGTCGGTGGCTATGGCGTGCGCCAAACAACACTGCACAGCCTGCGATCACACCGCAAAACAGTAGGGTAGCCGCTGCACTATAGCGACTGCCGGTGAGCAAGTAGACCGCATCGCTTAAGGTTTGCACCTGGATGCCAAGCAGTGGCATCACGGCTAGTAAACTGATCAACGTTACCAGGGTTCCTGCCCAGCGAGATCGGTAGCGAAACGCAAATAGATCTGCGAGTGAAGAGAGCTGGTAAGTACGCGTAATGCGTTGTATAGGCACAAGCAGAACGGGCGCCAGCAGAAAAGCCCCGGCTGCACCGAGGTAATATGCCAGGTAGCCAAAGCCTGCTTTCGACGCAAGTTCCACACTGCCATAGATTGCCCACGCGCTGGCGTATACGCCCAGCGCCAGGGTGTACACAATAGGGTGGCGCGTAATGCGCACGGGTACCCAGCCACGCTCAACGGCCATGCCGCAGGCAAACAGTAAGGCAAGATACCCTAGGCCCAGCAGTACTACTCCTAAAAGCTCAACGCTCATCTAACTTCCTTTTTTGCTCAAGCCATAGCGTAAGCGCGATCAGACCGCCCCAAATAGCAAACGGGCGGTACCAGGCAACGCTTGGATCTCCCCAGCCGTCCATCAGTAACGGCGAAAGCAAATAGCCGCCAAACACCAAGAACAGCAGTATGCGATAAACGTACATATTAAGACTCTGATTGATAGCGGCGGTGAGCGGTAGCGGCAAGCTTTTCAACAGACCAATGTGCTATTGCCCAGTTTAGTTGCGTTTCGGGTGGTTCTTGAACCAATGCGTCAGGTGGGGCCTGATCGAGTAGTTGCAGTGCTTGAAACAGCTGTTGGCGAATGCCGTCAGCGTCTTCGGCTAATGCAGGGGCCAAGTTTTGCTTAGAAAGTTTTTGACCCTCTTGAGTAACTACGAGCGGTAAATGTAGATAGCGGGGAGTTGATAAGCCAAGCGCTTGCTGCAACTGGCCTTGCCAGGGCGTGTTATCCAGCAGGTCATAACCGCGCACAATATCGGTAATGCCTTGATCGGCATCATCCACTACAACGGCGAGCTGGTAGGCCCAAAGCTGATCTTTGCGCTTAAGCACAATATCGCCCAAAACGGCAGGGTCGAACTGTTGGAAACCAAAAAGCCGATCCTGCCAAGTAATAGGGCGCTTTGCCAGGTCGCTGCGCAGCCGCCAGGCAACCGGCTTTGTGGCATCACGAACGCTCTCGCGGCACCAGCCGGGATAGATTGAAAATGCCTGCCACTGCTTTCTCGAACAGCTACACGGGTAAGCCAAACCTTGGGCAGCCAGTTGATCGAGCGCCTGCCGATAAGCCTCATCACGGTGGCCTTGCCAGCGGATTTCTTCATCCCAATGAAGCCCAAAAGCGTCAAGCTGACGCAGAATTGTATCAGCAGCGCCTTCAGGACAGCGGGGCGGGTCGATATCTTCAATGCGCACCAGCCACTGCCCGTCAACAGCGCGGGCGTCTAAATAGCTGCCTAGGGCGGCCACTAGCGAGCCAAGATGCAGTGGCCCTGACGGTGTGGGAGCGAAACGTCCTCGGTAGTGCGTGGTATGGGTCATGACAGCCCGAATCAAGTGTTCAAATAGCGCCAGCGATTAACTACGATGATAAGTACAGCGATAAATACAAGATGACAAACAAAAACGGGCACCTCAAGGGTGCCCGTTGGACGCTTTAGCTTGTAACAAACTAGCAGCTTGTAGCGTATTCGCGCCGATGGTTAGCCACCGAGCTGTTTCTCTTTAAGCTCTGCCAGCGTTTTACAGTCCACGCATAGCGTTGCCGTGGGGCGGGCTTCAAGGCGGCGAATGCCGATTTCAACGCCGCAGGCTTCACAAAAGCCGTAGTCGTCTTCATCGATTTTTTCGATGGTTTCGTTGATCTTTTTCAGCAACTTGCGTTCGCGATCCCGAGTACGCAGCTCCAGGCTGAAGCCCTCTTCTTGAGTAGCGCGGTCAGCAGGGTCAGCGTAGTTATTAGCGTCTTCCTGCAGGTGGCGTACGGTACGATCCACCTCTTCCATGAGATCTTGTTTCCAGTCTAGAAGGAGCTGGCGGAAGTGCGCGAGCTGCTTCTCGTTCATATACTCTTCGCCCGGTGCTGGCTCATACGGGGTGAAGGACTTGGACGCTTCCGGTTTCTTTTCCGCTACTGGCAT is part of the Halomonas sp. GT genome and harbors:
- a CDS encoding ATP-binding protein, whose protein sequence is MSVELLGVVLLGLGYLALLFACGMAVERGWVPVRITRHPIVYTLALGVYASAWAIYGSVELASKAGFGYLAYYLGAAGAFLLAPVLLVPIQRITRTYQLSSLADLFAFRYRSRWAGTLVTLISLLAVMPLLGIQVQTLSDAVYLLTGSRYSAAATLLFCGVIAGCAVLFGARHSHRHRHDTLLSVIAFESIIKLLAMLGLGAIALWWVFDGPHGLQQWLEGPGAAVQAATPQLEAPQWRTLLLLFFAAAFMMPHLFQITFAESLSRHTLLQASWTLPLFLLLMALPVPLIWWAAQSANETVPVAAYAAFLMSEHWWVGALAFIGGLAAASGTMMMIALALSGMVLNHVVLVARPPEARSDLYGWLLWLRRGLVVAVIAGGWLFAESVGRYHSLTNLGLAAFVGMAQCLPGMLALLYWPGANRKGMVAGLMSGIIIWLWGLWLPLLFELPMLSLPLTPLMSADAPIWYNVTLVSLAVNILLLIIVSLFTRISEGERSAAEACSVDAVIRSKRLPLEAATAGDFPTYLAQALGDEAASREVDRALTALNLTPQERRPYALRRLRDRIQANLSGLMGPSVARDIVDRYLPYRHDDAPVTDDIHFVESRLEAYRSRLTGLARELDGLRRHHRQTLAYLPVGLCVLGDDDELLMWNEALSLLSGISGDSVIGSRRDSLPPPWPNLLGSVLNASHTPLYKQAVSLHDKDYFLTLHKAVLSGHDSRGGSVILVEDHTEMKWLEEELVHAARLASIGQLAAGVAHEIGNPITGISSLAQNLRYDTDDPALLETADQIQQLTQRVTKIVNSLVGFAHGGRQTLPLPASPASLSTISEDALHLIHLARSGEDVSFTNGCPDDIVVRGDAQRLTQVMVNLLSNAKDACDAQGTVHIEAGKQASHAWWRVIDDGHGIDPSVKHRLFEPFTTTKPAGQGTGLGLSLAYQIINEHQGKIEVASPPPGKPRGTAITLWLPLYQQDDHLPHAQDTDC
- the dksA gene encoding RNA polymerase-binding protein DksA, giving the protein MPVAEKKPEASKSFTPYEPAPGEEYMNEKQLAHFRQLLLDWKQDLMEEVDRTVRHLQEDANNYADPADRATQEEGFSLELRTRDRERKLLKKINETIEKIDEDDYGFCEACGVEIGIRRLEARPTATLCVDCKTLAELKEKQLGG
- the gluQRS gene encoding tRNA glutamyl-Q(34) synthetase GluQRS, with amino-acid sequence MTHTTHYRGRFAPTPSGPLHLGSLVAALGSYLDARAVDGQWLVRIEDIDPPRCPEGAADTILRQLDAFGLHWDEEIRWQGHRDEAYRQALDQLAAQGLAYPCSCSRKQWQAFSIYPGWCRESVRDATKPVAWRLRSDLAKRPITWQDRLFGFQQFDPAVLGDIVLKRKDQLWAYQLAVVVDDADQGITDIVRGYDLLDNTPWQGQLQQALGLSTPRYLHLPLVVTQEGQKLSKQNLAPALAEDADGIRQQLFQALQLLDQAPPDALVQEPPETQLNWAIAHWSVEKLAATAHRRYQSES